In a genomic window of Corallococcus silvisoli:
- a CDS encoding amidohydrolase family protein: MNRPLSALCFTLLMPGLLLAAQPLPRPASAPTPAPQGEAPPREPPPPPTPEDTARAAARANEGDAGTPNPVAEAEKPDAKKDAWSVDAPPGVSASQVPIDVREGTWMNVDVSPRGDEILFDLLGDLYALPIAGGEARPLTSGASWDMQPRYSPDGKSIAFTSDRGGGDNLWVMNRDGSDPRPVTQEKFRLLNSPAWSPDGHFLVARKHFTGRRSLGAGEVWMYHRAGGEGVKLTERANDQKDLGEPAFSPDGRFVYFSQDVTPGKTFEYDKDPNKELYAIQRLDLDTREVEPFVTGPGGSIRPTPSPDGKQLAFVRRVRAKSVLYVTDVASGAERPLYDGLDRDMQETWAIHGVSPVMAWTPDNKSLVFWAAGTLHRIDVATKKVTPIPFHVKGSRTVFAAVKGTRPVAPDRFDVKMLRWMQVSPDGKRVVYQALGRLYVKELPSGTPRRLTRQNEHLEFFPAFSRDGRSIVYSTWDDDALGAVRIVASTGGEGRVVTAQPGYYVEPALSPDGKWVVYRATGDGYLMPGTWSRETGLFVVPSTGGGVARKLTRDGEQPHFGAKSDRVYFLNVESKETEDVRTLRSIALDGGEPRTHLTSAGALEMRVSPDDRWVAFREDFNAYVTPFVRGAKEALVGPGTKAMPVTQVSRDAGEYLHWSGAGERLSLHWALGPKLFTRALKDAFTFLDGAPKTLPPPEADGVDVSFSAKSDVPEGVLALVGGRLVTMNGEEVVEEGVVVVKGNRIVAVGPVGKVAVPAGAKVVDVKGKTLMPGLVDVHWHGSMGVDGLMPEQSWVQAASLAFGVTTLHDPSNQSETIFAASEMGKAGMLTAPRIYSTGTILYGAAGAGAHVEIDTLDDARRHLRRMKALGAFSVKSYNQPRRDQRQKVLQAARELGMLVVPEGGSLLQHNLTMVVDGHTGLEHSLPVARIYDDVRQLWKGTRVGYTPTLGVAYGGLMGENYWYQKTNVWEDTRLLSFVPRRVVDARSRRRVMIPDEEFNHPNVARVAKELNDLGVSVQLGAHGQREGLAAHWELAMFVQGGMTPMQALRVGTLNGARHLGIDGDLGSLEVGKLADVVVLDRNPLEDISNSRTVRYTMVNGRLYDANTLNEVGTRQRTRVRFFFEKDGNEGWSPRASTHANEQVCD, translated from the coding sequence GTGAACCGACCTCTGTCCGCCCTCTGCTTCACGCTGCTGATGCCTGGCCTGCTGCTGGCCGCGCAGCCCCTGCCTCGGCCCGCGAGTGCGCCCACCCCCGCACCACAAGGCGAAGCGCCTCCGCGGGAGCCGCCTCCGCCTCCCACGCCGGAGGACACCGCGCGCGCCGCCGCCCGGGCGAACGAGGGCGACGCGGGCACGCCGAACCCCGTCGCGGAGGCGGAGAAGCCGGACGCGAAGAAGGACGCGTGGAGCGTGGACGCGCCCCCCGGCGTGTCCGCGTCGCAGGTGCCCATCGACGTGCGCGAGGGCACGTGGATGAACGTGGACGTGAGTCCGCGCGGGGACGAAATCCTCTTCGACCTGCTGGGGGACCTCTACGCGCTGCCCATCGCGGGCGGCGAGGCGCGGCCGCTGACGTCGGGCGCGTCCTGGGACATGCAGCCGCGCTACAGCCCGGATGGGAAGTCCATCGCGTTCACCAGCGACCGGGGCGGTGGAGACAACCTCTGGGTGATGAACCGCGACGGCTCCGACCCGCGGCCCGTGACGCAGGAGAAGTTCCGGCTGCTCAACAGCCCGGCGTGGAGCCCGGACGGCCACTTCCTGGTGGCGCGCAAGCACTTCACCGGCCGGCGCTCGCTGGGCGCGGGCGAGGTGTGGATGTACCACCGCGCGGGGGGCGAGGGCGTGAAGCTCACCGAGCGCGCCAACGACCAGAAGGACCTGGGCGAGCCCGCGTTCTCCCCCGACGGCCGCTTCGTCTACTTCAGCCAGGACGTCACGCCGGGGAAGACCTTCGAGTACGACAAGGACCCGAACAAGGAGCTCTACGCCATCCAGCGGCTGGACCTGGACACGCGGGAGGTGGAGCCCTTCGTCACCGGGCCGGGCGGCTCCATCCGTCCCACGCCTTCGCCGGACGGCAAGCAGCTGGCGTTCGTGAGGCGGGTGCGCGCGAAGAGCGTGCTGTACGTGACGGACGTGGCCTCCGGCGCGGAGCGCCCGCTGTATGACGGGCTCGACCGGGACATGCAGGAGACGTGGGCCATCCACGGCGTGTCGCCGGTGATGGCGTGGACGCCGGACAACAAGTCGCTGGTGTTCTGGGCGGCCGGGACGCTGCACCGCATCGACGTGGCGACGAAGAAGGTCACCCCCATCCCCTTCCACGTGAAGGGCTCGCGCACGGTGTTCGCGGCGGTGAAGGGGACCCGGCCGGTGGCGCCGGACCGCTTCGACGTGAAGATGCTGCGCTGGATGCAGGTGTCACCGGATGGCAAGAGGGTGGTGTATCAGGCGTTGGGCCGGCTCTACGTGAAGGAGCTGCCGTCGGGCACGCCGCGCCGGCTGACGCGGCAGAACGAGCACCTGGAGTTCTTCCCGGCCTTCTCGCGGGACGGGCGCTCCATCGTCTATTCGACGTGGGACGACGACGCGCTGGGCGCGGTGCGCATCGTGGCGTCGACGGGCGGCGAGGGCCGCGTGGTGACGGCGCAGCCGGGCTACTACGTGGAGCCGGCGCTGAGCCCGGACGGCAAGTGGGTGGTGTACCGGGCGACGGGGGATGGCTACCTGATGCCGGGCACGTGGAGCCGGGAGACGGGGCTGTTCGTGGTGCCGTCCACGGGCGGGGGCGTGGCGCGCAAGCTGACGCGGGACGGGGAGCAGCCGCACTTCGGGGCGAAGTCGGACCGCGTGTACTTCCTCAACGTGGAGTCCAAGGAGACGGAGGATGTGCGCACGCTGCGGAGCATCGCGCTGGACGGGGGCGAGCCGCGCACGCACCTCACGAGCGCGGGCGCGCTGGAGATGCGCGTGTCGCCGGACGACCGGTGGGTGGCCTTCCGCGAGGACTTCAACGCGTACGTGACGCCCTTCGTGCGCGGCGCGAAGGAGGCGCTGGTGGGGCCGGGCACGAAGGCGATGCCGGTGACGCAGGTGAGCCGTGACGCGGGGGAGTACCTGCACTGGTCCGGCGCGGGGGAGCGGCTGTCCCTGCACTGGGCGCTGGGGCCGAAGCTCTTCACGCGGGCGCTGAAGGACGCGTTCACGTTCCTGGACGGGGCGCCGAAGACGCTGCCGCCGCCGGAGGCGGACGGGGTGGACGTGTCGTTCTCCGCGAAGTCGGACGTGCCGGAGGGGGTGCTGGCGTTGGTGGGCGGGCGGCTGGTGACGATGAACGGCGAGGAGGTGGTGGAGGAGGGCGTGGTGGTGGTGAAGGGCAACCGCATCGTGGCGGTGGGGCCGGTGGGCAAGGTGGCGGTGCCGGCGGGGGCGAAGGTGGTGGACGTGAAGGGCAAGACGCTGATGCCGGGCCTGGTGGACGTGCACTGGCACGGGAGCATGGGCGTGGACGGGCTGATGCCGGAGCAGAGCTGGGTGCAGGCGGCGTCGCTGGCGTTCGGGGTGACGACGTTGCACGACCCGTCCAACCAGTCGGAGACCATCTTCGCCGCGAGCGAGATGGGGAAGGCGGGGATGCTGACGGCGCCGCGCATCTACTCCACGGGGACCATCCTGTACGGGGCGGCGGGCGCGGGGGCGCACGTGGAGATCGACACGCTGGACGACGCGCGCCGGCACCTGCGGCGGATGAAGGCGTTGGGGGCGTTCAGCGTGAAGAGCTACAACCAGCCCCGGCGCGACCAGCGGCAGAAGGTGCTCCAGGCGGCGCGCGAGCTGGGGATGCTGGTGGTGCCCGAGGGCGGCTCGCTGCTCCAGCACAACCTGACGATGGTGGTGGACGGGCACACGGGGCTGGAGCACTCGCTGCCGGTGGCGCGCATCTACGACGACGTGCGCCAGCTCTGGAAGGGCACGCGGGTGGGCTACACGCCGACGCTGGGCGTGGCCTACGGCGGGCTGATGGGGGAGAACTACTGGTATCAGAAGACGAACGTCTGGGAGGACACGCGCCTGTTGTCCTTCGTGCCCCGGCGCGTGGTGGACGCGCGCTCCAGGCGGCGCGTGATGATCCCCGACGAGGAGTTCAACCACCCGAACGTGGCGCGCGTGGCGAAGGAGCTGAACGACCTGGGCGTGAGCGTGCAGCTGGGCGCGCACGGGCAGCGCGAAGGGCTGGCGGCGCACTGGGAGCTGGCGATGTTCGTGCAGGGCGGCATGACGCCGATGCAGGCGTTGCGCGTGGGCACGCTGAACGGCGCGCGTCACCTGGGCATCGACGGCGACCTGGGCTCGCTGGAGGTGGGGAAGCTGGCGGACGTGGTGGTGCTGGATCGCAACCCGCTGGAGGACATCTCCAACAGCCGCACGGTGCGCTACACGATGGTGAACGGCCGGCTGTACGACGCGAACACGCTGAACGAGGTGGGCACGCGGCAGCGCACGCGCGTCAGGTTCTTCTTCGAGAAGGACGGCAACGAGGGGTGGAGCCCCCGGGCCTCCACGCATGCCAATGAACAGGTATGCGATTAG